In a single window of the Trichoderma breve strain T069 chromosome 6, whole genome shotgun sequence genome:
- a CDS encoding amidase domain-containing protein, with protein sequence MGDLLPEIGRVGSSGPIPGLLNATLDQLADGLKGGHFTSVELTKAYLARIEQVNEAVHAVVETNPDALDIAKNLDEERASGSIRGPLHGIPVLIKNNIATHDKMDTTAGSQLLIGATVPRDAFVAQKLREAGAVILGKTNMSQWANYRARDYSINGWSSHGGQTLAPYHTKQNPSGSSSGSAVAADLGLAWAALGSETDGSIVCPAQRSGIVGFKPTVGLTSRALVIPISEHQDTVGPMARTVKDAAYLLQAIVGEDPQDNYTAAIPRIPDYVAACRDTLLGARIGVPWKAIEQSLEKDAHLASEVEAFKETLIILEVVGATIIEADFDSAIKDIRDAEKVIMRADFYANVASYLAQLTSNPNNIHTLADIREQTQKHPLETYPQRDTGIWDDIIFEQGWDNTDPRFQSAYERLQELGGPGGLPGVLNKHQLTAVVMPTSMASMWAAVIGAPAITVPMGYHSDTEPVHEDGELVETGPGVPFGVTFMGHKWSEKTLIGLAYGYEQRMKVRSRPVKRVVVPTAEI encoded by the exons ATGGGAGACCTCCTACCAGAAATTGGCCGTGT CGGCTCATCAGGACCGATACCTGGCCTCCTTAATGCAACACTCGACCAGCTCGCCGATGGCCTGAAAGGCGGACACTTCACCAGTGTCGAGCTCACAAAA GCATACCTTGCGCGTATTGAGCAAGTAAACGAGGCAGTTCACGCTGTCGTGGAAACAAATCCCGATGCGCTCGACATTGCCAAGAACCTCGACGAGGAGAGAGCCTCTGGCTCTATTCGAGG CCCGCTTCATGGTATCCCAGTCTTGATCAAGAACAACATTGCCACACATGACAAGATGGACACGACAG CCGGCTCACAGCTTCTCATCGGCGCCACCGTCCCTCGAGATGCCTTTGTCGCGCAGAAGCTTCGTGAGGCCGGAGCCGTCATCCTGGGTAAAACCAATATGTCTCAATGGGCCAACTACCGCGCTCGCGACTACAGCATCAACGGCTGGTCATCTCACGGAGGCCAGACACTCGCCCCATATCACACCAAGCAGAATCCCTCTGGAAGTTCCAGCGGCAGCGCGGTAGCTGCTGATTTGGGCCTTGCGTGGGCGGCCCTTGGAAGTGAGACGGATGGATCGATTGTCTGTCCGGCACAGAGGAGCGGCATCGTAGGGTTCAAGCCTACTGTTGGACTGACATCCAGAGCTCTTGTCATTCCAATCTCGGAGCATCAAGATACCGTTGGGCCTATGGCAAGAACAGTCAAAGACGCAGCGTACCTGCTACAGGCCATCGTGGGAGAAGATCCTCAAGACAACTACACGGCCGCAATCCCTCGCATACCAGACTACGTCGCCGCATGCAGGGACACATTGCTAGGAGCCCGAATTGGCGTCCCCTGGAAAGCCATCGAGCAAAGCCTAGAAAAGGACGCGCATCTCGCCTCAGAAGTCGAAGCCTTTAAAGAGACGCTCATCATCCTGGAGGTCGTCGGCGCAACCATCATCGAAGCCGACTTCGACTCAGCGATAAAGGACATCCGCGACGCCGAAAAGGTGATTATGAGGGCAGATTTTTACGCCAACGTTGCGTCCTACCTCGCCCAACTCACCTCGAATCCAAACAACATTCACACTCTCGCCGACATACGCGAGCAGACGCAGAAACACCCATTAGAGACATATCCGCAGCGTGACACAGGTATCTGGGACGACATCATCTTTGAGCAAGGGTGGGACAACACCGATCCGAGGTTCCAGTCGGCTTACGAGCGTCTCCAGGAACTTGGTGGTCCGGGCGGTCTCCCAGGGGTCCTGAACAAGCATCAACTGACCGCGGTGGTGATGCCAACGAGCATGGCTTCGATGTGGGCCGCCGTGATAGGAGCCCCGGCGATTACGGTGCCGATGGGTTATCACTCGGACACGGAGCCGGTGCACGAGGATGGCGAGTTGGTGGAAACTGGTCCGGGGGTTCCTTTTGGAGTGACCTTTATGGGACACAAGTGGTCTGAGAAGACTTTGATTGGACTGGCATATGGATATGAGCAGAGGATGAAGGTGCGAAGCAGGCCGGTGAAGAGGGTGGTTGTGCCGACGGCCGAGATATGA
- a CDS encoding ankyrin repeats (3 copies) domain-containing protein, with the protein MPSELEEMFAMLLDRDNPDKDETILTLQCVLFAKRPLTPEEIYFAIIAGTNSQALGMWNSLQVTTDVIRRRIISSSRGLVEIHKDEKETVQFIHGSVNDFLVRNSRLQKLDPGLIPDPIAESHDRLKGCCMAYLMMESLELQNIEGIESRFPFLEYASRYLFDHAEEATSVGQAELLRTLEHDTVFKRVERFHNYFVDYGQNRAPLNLLQILAARGLPKLVVSLLDGGANINAEGVPCGTALEAAMEFGSEETVQMLISKGAKVNPRGRPYGHTMLSRAFKKGNRVILAMLIDRGATLGTLERIVDGSVLHHAAETGDKDIIAMVLDKGAKVNALGLGGNALCTAANEGYEDIVEMLLEKGAKIHTRGLVGSTLAFAASGGNMEIVKLLLEKGAKIHTRGLLGSPLACAAIEGHMEVVKLLLEKGANVNDRGLLGSPLVCAALEGYIEVVKLLLEEGANVNDRGLFGSPLVCAARNKHVKTVEVLLEKGAKTNAGRGLFGNALHAAVTGGDREIVEILLKNGANVNARGLIGYTYLLFKPTMERMEIPKILLEGGFKVKSWGKFYGTALQAAVATGQGEEMIQLLLDKGAKI; encoded by the exons ATGCCCAGCGAATTGGAGGAAATGTTTGCGATGCTGCTCGATAGGGACAATCCTGACAAGGATGAGACCATCTTGACTTTGCAGTGCGTCTTGTTCGCAAAACGACCATTAACACCGGAGGAAATCTATTTTGCTATCATAGCCGGGACAAATAGCCAAGCATTGGGCATGTGGAATTCTTTGCAGGTAACGACTGATGTCATTCGTCGGCGCATCATCAGTTCATCCAGGGGGCTTGTTGAAATACACAAAG acgaaaaggaaaCAGTGCAGTTTATTCATGGTTCCGTCAACGACTTTCTAGTTCGTAACAGCAGGTTACAGAAGCTAGACCCGGGGCTTATACCAGATCCCATTGCTGAAAGCCATGATCGCCTCAAGGGCTGCTGTATGGCATACTTAATGATGGAATCACTAGAACTGCAAAACATCGAAGGAATAGAATCTCGCTTCCCTTTCCTCGAATACGCTTCTCGCTACTTGTTTGATCATGCCGAAGAAGCGACATCGGTGGGCCAAGCTGAGTTACTACGGACTTTGGAGCACGACACCGTTTTTAAGCGAGTGGAACGTTTTCATAACTATTTCGTGGATTACGGTCAAAACCGCGCGCCTCTCAACTTACTGCAGATCCTGGCGGCCCGTGGGCTCCCTAAACTAGTAGTGAGTCTGCTTGATGGGGGAGCCAACATTAATGCTGAAGGAGTACCTTGTGGGACTGCGCTAGAAGCGGCTATGGAGTTTGGAAGCGAAGAGACTGTTCAAATGCTGATTAGCAAGGGAGCCAAAGTTAATCCTCGTGGAAGGCCCTATGGTCATACAATGCTATCTAGGGCATTCAAGAAGGGCAACAGAGTGATTCTAGCCATGTTGATTGACAGAGGAGCCACACTTGGCACCTTGGAAAGAATTGTCGACGGCAGTGTGCTTCATCACGCAGCAGAAACTGGTGATAAGGATATCATAGCAATGGTGCTCGACAAGGGAGCAAAGGTCAATGCCCTAGGACTCGGGGGTAACGCTCTCTGCACAGCAGCGAATGAAGGGTATGAAGATATCGTGGAAATGCTTCTTGAGAAGGGAGCCAAGATTCATACTCGAGGACTTGTCGGCAGCACGCTTGCATTCGCAGCGTCAGGTGGAAATATGGAGATTGTGAAGTTGCTTCTTGAGAAGGGAGCAAAGATTCATACTCGAGGACTTCTCGGCAGCCCGCTTGCATGCGCAGCAATAGAAGGACACATGGAGGTCGTGAAGTTGCTTCTTGAGAAGGGAGCCAATGTTAACGATCGGGGACTTCTCGGCAGCCCGCTTGTATGCGCAGCATTAGAAGGATACATAGAAGTcgtgaagctgcttcttgaggagGGAGCCAATGTTAACGATCGAGGACTTTTCGGCAGCCCGCTTGTATGCGCAGCACGGAATAAACATGTAAAGACGGTGGAGGTGCTTCTTGAGAAAGGAGCAAAGACTAACGCCGGGAGAGGACTTTTTGGTAATGCACTGCATGCAGCAGTAACGGGAGGGGACAGAGAGATTGTGGAGATACTTCTTAAGAACGGAGCAAACGTCAATGCTCGAGGACTTATAGGCTATACATACCTACTTTTCAAGCCCACTATGGAAAGAATGGAGATTCCGAAGATTCTACTTGAGGGGGGATTCAAGGTCAAGTCATGGGGGAAATTTTATGGAACTGCACTTCAGGCAGCAGTCGCCACAGggcagggagaagagatgatacagctgctgctcgaTAAAGGAGCAAAAATTTAA
- a CDS encoding lipid-droplet associated hydrolase domain-containing protein, protein MAPAISLLAKPRQRGVRPYQRHGLIYFICGNPGLVNYYAVFLDCLRGMLDADDEGSGGTAYDIYGRNLLGFSDDDHEPFSASNEPWDLDGQIDGIYRDVASRTVIPDEAGAEGQEGEAARPYDFVVLMGHSVGAYISVEIFHRHMQDSSRAPHLNLRHGFLLFPTLTHIADSPKGRNVGLVMSIPRLENNAHNLANFILNCIPYAFVLWIIRHVLGFTPQTAEVTARWLKSQGGVWQAIHLGLSEMRTICEEKWEEELWETTAEDDDIDTYNYYHGKSKISANGESQGGAETSQQQIPKFFIFYGKNDHWVANHVRDAFIEKRKSEKGHTKIQVDEGDIPHAFCVKEREFYTSWVIAKRVYEWVKEIEDGQRTL, encoded by the exons ATGGCCCCCGCCATTTCACTCCTCGCCAAGCCACGGCAAAGAGGCGTCCGTCCCTACCAGAGACACGGCCTCATCTACTTCATCTGCGGCAACCCGGGACTCGTCAATTATTACGCCGTCTTCCTAGATTGCTTGCGCGGGATGCTCGATGCGGATGACGAAGGCTCCGGTGGCACCGCCTATGACATATATGGGCGCAATTTGTTGGGCTTcagtgatgatgatcatGAGCCGTTCAGCGCCAGCAACGAGCCCTGGGATCTCGATGGCCAGATTGACGGCATATATCGCGATGTTGCGTCCAGGACTGTCATTCCCGACGAAGCTGGTGCCGAGGGCCaagagggagaggcagcGCGGCCATATGACTTTGTCGTCCTCATGGGCCACTCGGTAGGCGCTTACATCTCAGTCGAAATCTTTCATCGGCACATGCAGGATTCATCTCGAGCGCCTCATCTCAACCTCCGGCACGGCTTCCTGCTGTTTCCGACTCTCACCCACATTGCCGACTCGCCCAAAGGGAGAAATGTTGGTCTGGTAATGAGCATCCCCCGATTGGAAAACAACGCACACAATCTAGCAAACTTCATCCTCAATTGTATTCCATATGCGTTTGTCTTGTGGATCATCAGACACGTCTTGGGTTTCACACCTCAGACAGCAGAGGTAACGGCCCGGTGGTTGAAGAGTCAAGGTGGCGTTTGGCAGGCGATTCACCTTGGTCTCTCAGAGATGCGCACCATTTGCGAGGAAAAGTGGGAGGAAGAGCTCTGGGAGACGACggccgaagacgatgacatcGATACTTACAATTACTACCacggcaaaagcaaaatttCTGCAAACGGAGAGTCTCAAGGCGGTGCCGAGACATCACAGCAACAGATTCCAaagttcttcatcttctacgGTAAAAATGACCATTGGGTGGCGAACCATGTCCGGGATGCGTTTAtcgagaagaggaagagcgaAAAGGGACATACCAAGATACAAGTTGACGAGGGAGATATTCCACATGCGTTTTGCGTCAAAGAGCGTGAGTTTT ACACAAGCTGGGTAATTGCGAAAAGGGTGTACGAGTGGgtgaaggagattgaagacgGTCAACGAACATTGTAG